In the genome of Gordonia rubripertincta, one region contains:
- a CDS encoding ABC transporter ATP-binding protein, protein MTIGGTQVAAPAPTPEPEDAPDDPKAARTKARAEAKAKAAALADVLAPVKTRTVLAQFVQIFASAATVVPFIGIVELGRTLLASGPTDTGRVWLVVWLVVGGLAARALFAFLALAITHFADLDLQAQLRIRIADKLGRLPLGWFSRTSSGAVRKSVQNDVADLHYLVAHAQVEATAAVLSPIFALIYCFVLDWRLGLLALATVPLYALTYSYMARDLTAEMEKMDKGVARISATIVEFIAGVAVVKTFGQTGKAHRRFIDAADEFNDDFAGYMGPMLRVQAITTVLISAPLILLVNLGVGYWFVDKGWVTPIELVGSTLIAMILPTALLTVSTAVHTRQQASAAALRIAGLLAEPELTIPENPQVPAGHDVRIDNVHFTYPPRLGVPSGVKALDGVSVELAEGTVTALVGPSGSGKSTLATLLPRFGDPDSGSVRIGGVDVRDIAPTELYRHVGFVLQDVQLLTMSVRDNIRLGRPEATEEQVHDAARAAQIHERILELPDGYDTVVGDGAHFSGGEAQRVSIARALLADTPILVLDEATAFADPESEAQIQQAIGALMVGRTVLVIAHRLGSITHADNIVVLDRGRVVEQGRQDELVANGGLYASMWASYEAGTTRQDEKIALGVVGSDEVAR, encoded by the coding sequence ATGACAATTGGCGGAACACAAGTGGCCGCACCTGCGCCGACTCCGGAGCCCGAGGACGCGCCCGACGATCCGAAGGCCGCGCGGACCAAAGCCCGTGCGGAGGCCAAGGCCAAGGCGGCGGCTCTCGCCGATGTGCTGGCACCGGTGAAGACGCGCACCGTTCTTGCCCAGTTCGTCCAGATCTTCGCCTCGGCCGCCACGGTGGTGCCCTTCATCGGCATCGTCGAACTCGGTCGCACGCTGCTGGCGTCGGGACCCACCGACACCGGCCGCGTGTGGTTGGTCGTGTGGCTCGTCGTCGGCGGGCTCGCGGCGCGGGCCCTGTTCGCGTTCCTCGCGCTGGCGATCACCCACTTCGCCGACCTCGACCTCCAGGCACAACTCCGAATCCGCATCGCCGACAAGCTGGGTCGGCTCCCGCTCGGCTGGTTCAGCCGCACCAGTTCCGGTGCGGTGCGCAAATCGGTGCAGAACGACGTCGCGGACCTGCACTACCTGGTCGCCCATGCCCAGGTCGAGGCGACCGCGGCGGTCCTGTCGCCGATCTTCGCGCTGATCTACTGCTTCGTCCTCGACTGGCGACTCGGTCTGCTCGCGCTGGCCACCGTGCCGCTGTACGCCCTGACCTACTCCTACATGGCGCGTGACCTGACCGCCGAGATGGAGAAGATGGACAAGGGTGTGGCCCGGATCAGCGCCACCATCGTCGAGTTCATCGCCGGCGTCGCGGTGGTCAAGACGTTCGGGCAGACCGGAAAGGCCCACCGTCGCTTCATCGATGCCGCCGACGAGTTCAACGACGACTTCGCCGGCTACATGGGCCCGATGCTGCGCGTGCAGGCCATCACGACGGTCCTGATCTCCGCTCCGCTGATCCTGCTGGTCAACCTCGGTGTCGGCTACTGGTTCGTCGACAAGGGCTGGGTCACGCCGATCGAGCTGGTCGGTTCGACGCTGATCGCGATGATCCTGCCGACTGCGCTGCTCACCGTCTCGACGGCGGTCCATACCCGTCAGCAGGCCTCGGCTGCGGCACTGCGCATCGCCGGCCTGCTCGCCGAACCCGAACTGACCATCCCGGAGAACCCACAGGTGCCCGCCGGCCACGACGTGCGAATCGACAACGTGCACTTCACCTATCCGCCGCGTCTCGGCGTGCCGTCCGGGGTGAAGGCGCTCGACGGCGTCAGCGTCGAACTCGCCGAAGGCACCGTGACCGCGCTGGTCGGGCCGTCGGGCAGCGGCAAGTCGACGCTGGCGACCCTGCTGCCGCGTTTCGGCGACCCCGACTCCGGATCGGTGCGCATCGGCGGCGTCGACGTCCGCGACATCGCTCCCACCGAGCTCTACCGCCACGTCGGCTTCGTGTTGCAGGACGTGCAGCTGCTGACGATGTCGGTCCGCGACAACATCCGACTCGGCCGGCCCGAGGCCACCGAGGAGCAGGTCCACGACGCCGCTCGTGCGGCCCAGATCCACGAGCGCATCCTGGAACTGCCCGACGGTTACGACACCGTCGTCGGCGACGGTGCACACTTCTCCGGCGGTGAGGCGCAACGCGTCTCGATCGCTCGCGCACTGCTCGCGGACACCCCGATCCTCGTTCTCGACGAGGCGACCGCCTTCGCCGACCCGGAGTCGGAGGCGCAGATCCAGCAGGCCATCGGTGCGCTGATGGTCGGGCGGACGGTTCTGGTCATCGCACACCGGCTCGGTTCGATCACCCACGCGGACAACATCGTCGTGCTGGACCGCGGGCGCGTCGTCGAACAGGGACGTCAGGACGAGCTGGTCGCCAACGGCGGTCTGTACGCGTCGATGTGGGCCAGTTACGAGGCCGGCACCACCCGGCAGGACGAGAAGATCGCGCTCGGCGTGGTCGGAAGTGACGAGGTGGCGCGATGA
- a CDS encoding SDR family oxidoreductase, translated as MTATDANTQVISPLATPPAEIPGHNLLLGKKVVVTAAAGTGIGFASARRALLEGADVLVSDWHERRLGEAAEKLAAEFPERTVTQRTCNVQETAEVDALIADAATQLGRIDVLVNNAGLGGETPVAEMTDEEWDRVLDITLTGTFRATRAALRYFGSVEHNGVIVNNASVLGWRAQRGQAHYAAAKAGVMALTRCSALEAADVGVRINAIAPSIAKHPFLAKVTSDDLLDELASREAYGRAAEVWEVAATVAMLASDYTTYLTGEVVSISSQRA; from the coding sequence ATGACCGCAACGGATGCAAATACCCAAGTGATCTCACCGCTCGCCACCCCACCCGCCGAAATCCCCGGCCACAACCTGTTGCTGGGCAAGAAGGTCGTCGTCACCGCGGCCGCCGGTACCGGAATCGGCTTTGCCTCCGCGCGTCGTGCGCTCCTCGAAGGCGCCGATGTCCTCGTCTCCGACTGGCATGAACGCCGTCTCGGGGAAGCGGCGGAGAAGCTGGCCGCGGAGTTCCCCGAGCGCACCGTCACCCAGCGCACCTGCAACGTGCAGGAGACCGCCGAGGTCGACGCCCTGATCGCCGACGCCGCAACGCAACTCGGTCGCATCGACGTCCTGGTCAACAACGCCGGACTCGGCGGCGAGACCCCGGTCGCCGAGATGACCGACGAGGAGTGGGACCGCGTCCTCGACATCACGCTGACCGGCACCTTCCGCGCCACCCGAGCCGCACTGCGTTACTTCGGTTCCGTCGAACACAACGGCGTGATCGTCAACAACGCCTCGGTTCTCGGCTGGCGCGCCCAGCGCGGACAGGCCCACTACGCCGCCGCGAAGGCCGGCGTGATGGCGCTGACCCGTTGCTCCGCACTCGAAGCCGCCGACGTGGGCGTGCGCATCAACGCGATCGCGCCGTCGATCGCCAAGCACCCCTTCCTCGCCAAGGTCACCAGCGACGATCTGCTCGACGAGCTCGCCTCCCGCGAGGCGTACGGACGCGCCGCCGAGGTGTGGGAGGTCGCCGCGACCGTCGCCATGCTCGCCAGCGACTACACCACCTATCTCACCGGCGAGGTCGTCTCGATCTCCAGCCAGAGGGCCTGA
- a CDS encoding FadD3 family acyl-CoA ligase: protein MAQTSRAGTLSVTTTPAALQRAARSWPDGIAIVDGQWLPSTDPQLELTWSQFHDAVRTFAAALIASGIEAGDRVAVWSPNSFHWPIAALGVHYAGATLVPLNTRYTAGEAIEIVERSAARGLVVSGEFLGADHAAELLRDHRGKLPDLVIRVPLSGGSPTPDGAVDWDDFLGRQTDEALTEADRRAAAVSPDDISDILFTSGTTGKSKGVLATHRQTLNGSHGWGANAGLHPGDRYLMVNPYFHTFGYKAGILPCVLFGVTMLPLAVYSPQQAMKLVADQRATVFPGAPTIFQTILDDPKRSEYDLSSLRIVITGASIVPVVLVERLQNDLGVDTVITAYGLTEASGFVSTCTPDDDDETVANTCGRAFPGMEIKLSDVGEVLARGENVMVGYLDDPQATAETIDADGWLHTGDIGTIDERGNLKITDRLKDMYICGGFNVYPAEIEQTLARLDGVIESAVVGIPDDRLGEVGRVYLTVQKDADLDEQKVIAFAKQHLANFKVPRSVVFVDEFPRNASGKILKRNLP from the coding sequence ATGGCGCAGACCTCCCGGGCAGGGACTCTCTCCGTGACGACGACGCCGGCCGCGTTGCAGCGTGCCGCACGCAGCTGGCCTGACGGTATCGCCATCGTCGACGGCCAGTGGCTCCCTTCGACAGATCCGCAGCTCGAACTGACGTGGTCGCAGTTCCACGACGCGGTGCGCACCTTCGCCGCGGCGCTCATCGCCTCGGGTATCGAGGCCGGCGACCGGGTGGCCGTCTGGTCGCCGAACAGCTTCCACTGGCCGATCGCGGCACTCGGCGTCCACTACGCCGGCGCGACGCTGGTCCCCCTCAACACCCGCTACACCGCGGGCGAGGCCATCGAGATCGTCGAACGCTCCGCCGCGCGCGGGCTCGTCGTGTCCGGTGAGTTCCTGGGTGCCGACCATGCGGCGGAACTCCTGCGCGACCATCGCGGCAAGCTGCCGGATCTGGTGATCCGGGTGCCGCTGTCAGGCGGGTCGCCGACCCCCGACGGTGCGGTGGACTGGGACGACTTCCTCGGACGCCAGACCGACGAGGCGCTGACCGAGGCGGATCGTCGAGCCGCTGCCGTCTCCCCCGACGACATCTCCGACATCCTGTTCACCTCCGGCACCACCGGTAAATCCAAGGGCGTGTTGGCAACCCACCGCCAGACGCTCAACGGGTCGCACGGGTGGGGCGCCAACGCAGGCCTGCACCCCGGCGACCGTTACCTGATGGTCAACCCGTATTTCCACACCTTCGGCTACAAGGCGGGCATCCTGCCGTGCGTGCTGTTCGGCGTGACGATGCTGCCGCTGGCCGTGTACTCACCGCAGCAGGCGATGAAGCTCGTCGCCGACCAACGCGCCACGGTCTTCCCCGGCGCCCCGACGATCTTCCAGACCATTCTCGACGACCCGAAGCGCTCTGAGTACGACCTGTCCAGCCTGCGCATCGTGATCACCGGGGCCTCGATCGTGCCGGTCGTCCTCGTCGAACGTCTGCAGAACGACCTCGGCGTCGACACCGTGATCACCGCCTATGGGCTGACCGAGGCCAGCGGTTTCGTCTCCACGTGCACCCCCGACGACGACGATGAGACCGTCGCCAACACCTGCGGCCGAGCGTTCCCCGGCATGGAGATCAAACTCTCCGACGTCGGGGAGGTCCTCGCACGCGGCGAGAACGTGATGGTCGGGTACCTCGACGACCCGCAGGCGACCGCCGAGACCATCGACGCCGACGGCTGGCTGCACACCGGCGACATCGGGACCATCGACGAGCGCGGCAACCTCAAGATCACCGACCGCCTCAAGGACATGTACATCTGCGGCGGGTTCAACGTCTATCCCGCCGAGATCGAGCAGACCCTCGCGCGTCTCGACGGTGTCATCGAGTCGGCCGTGGTCGGTATCCCCGACGACCGCCTCGGTGAGGTGGGCCGGGTCTACCTCACCGTCCAGAAGGACGCCGACCTCGACGAGCAGAAGGTCATCGCCTTCGCGAAGCAGCACCTCGCCAACTTCAAGGTGCCTCGCTCGGTGGTGTTCGTCGACGAGTTCCCGCGCAATGCGTCGGGCAAGATCCTCAAGCGCAACCTCCCCTAG
- a CDS encoding acyl-CoA dehydrogenase family protein — MTSINLADRGVDLGEWAKSTPNAADEFAAAVRSWLDENLAGDFAHLKGRGGPGSEHEFFAERLEWDRHLARAGWTCIGWPTEYGGRGATLEQRIVFHREYARANAPARVNHLGEELLGPTLIEYGTEEQKKRFLPGIVDVTELWSQGYSEPGAGSDLAGVSTTARLQEDGDTGGKWIINGQKIWTSLAHVAQWVFVIARTEKGSARHAGLSFLLVPLDQPGVTVRPIQQLTGTSEFNEVFFDDAETDADLIVGEPGDGWKVAMGLLQFERGVSTLGQQVGFARELENLTEVARANGAVDDPELASRLARADIGLKVMRAHAQRTLDGDVTSQAGAASVSKLLWANWHRDLGELAMDVVGAPTLIGPDATAEGQTNDIADPEHVELDEWQRLYLFTRADTIYGGSNEVQRNIIAERVLGLPREAR; from the coding sequence ATGACCTCGATCAATCTTGCGGATCGTGGTGTCGACCTGGGTGAATGGGCCAAGTCGACGCCGAACGCCGCCGACGAGTTCGCTGCCGCTGTGCGGTCGTGGCTCGACGAGAACCTCGCGGGCGACTTCGCACATCTGAAGGGACGTGGCGGGCCGGGCAGCGAGCACGAGTTCTTCGCCGAGCGGCTCGAATGGGACCGGCACCTCGCGAGGGCGGGCTGGACCTGCATCGGCTGGCCGACCGAATACGGCGGCCGAGGCGCGACCCTCGAGCAGCGCATCGTCTTCCACCGCGAGTACGCCCGCGCGAACGCGCCCGCCCGCGTGAACCACCTGGGCGAAGAACTCCTCGGGCCGACGCTCATCGAATACGGCACCGAAGAGCAGAAGAAGCGGTTCCTGCCGGGCATCGTCGACGTCACCGAACTCTGGTCGCAGGGTTACTCCGAACCCGGCGCCGGCTCCGACCTCGCGGGCGTCTCGACCACCGCCCGCCTGCAGGAAGACGGTGACACAGGCGGCAAGTGGATCATCAACGGGCAGAAGATCTGGACCTCGCTCGCTCACGTGGCGCAGTGGGTGTTCGTCATCGCGCGTACCGAGAAGGGGTCGGCGCGGCATGCCGGCCTCAGCTTCCTTCTGGTCCCGCTCGACCAGCCCGGCGTCACCGTGCGACCCATCCAGCAGCTCACCGGCACATCGGAATTCAACGAGGTCTTCTTCGACGACGCGGAGACCGACGCCGACCTGATCGTCGGCGAACCCGGCGACGGCTGGAAGGTCGCCATGGGTCTGCTGCAGTTCGAGCGCGGCGTGTCGACGCTGGGTCAGCAGGTCGGTTTCGCGCGTGAGCTGGAGAACCTGACCGAGGTGGCCCGGGCCAACGGTGCGGTCGACGACCCCGAACTCGCCTCGCGTCTCGCACGCGCCGACATCGGGCTGAAAGTGATGCGCGCACATGCGCAGCGGACACTCGATGGCGACGTGACGAGTCAGGCAGGCGCCGCATCGGTGTCGAAGCTGCTGTGGGCCAACTGGCATCGCGACCTCGGCGAGCTGGCGATGGACGTCGTCGGCGCGCCGACCCTGATCGGACCCGACGCGACCGCGGAGGGGCAGACCAACGACATCGCCGATCCCGAGCACGTCGAACTCGACGAATGGCAACGGCTGTACCTCTTCACCCGTGCCGACACCATCTATGGCGGCTCGAACGAGGTGCAGCGCAACATCATCGCCGAGCGGGTGCTCGGCCTTCCCCGAGAGGCACGCTGA
- a CDS encoding DUF559 domain-containing protein: MRVSRGIFRVADRLVDARMAARLAVLAAGPGAALGSGSAAWWHGLVSSPPDVVAVIAPRGRHGDPIDGVKVWHRTLDSRDLTEVDGLAVTSCELTVLDAAVDVGVNVMDSALLKKRVTLTDLDAVQRRNAGRRGSPRARAMLEAMSSGARSEAERITVRLLRSSRLGGWKTNVPVCGYVLDIAFEAERVDVEIDGMAFHSDAKAFQHDRTRQNVLVANGWTVLRFTSRDVTTRPNWVLAQIRAALRPRSVENKDA, encoded by the coding sequence GTGCGCGTCTCCCGCGGGATCTTCCGCGTCGCCGACCGGCTCGTCGATGCTCGGATGGCCGCGCGACTGGCGGTCCTTGCAGCCGGTCCCGGTGCCGCGCTCGGAAGTGGTTCGGCAGCCTGGTGGCACGGTCTCGTCAGCTCACCGCCGGACGTCGTGGCGGTCATCGCTCCGCGCGGCCGGCATGGCGACCCCATAGACGGGGTCAAGGTGTGGCACCGGACGCTCGACTCCCGCGACCTCACCGAAGTTGACGGTCTGGCTGTGACTAGTTGCGAGCTGACTGTCCTCGATGCCGCGGTGGACGTCGGCGTCAACGTGATGGACTCAGCGCTGCTGAAGAAGCGGGTCACACTGACCGACCTCGACGCCGTTCAGAGGCGAAATGCGGGGCGCCGTGGTTCGCCGCGCGCCCGGGCGATGCTCGAGGCGATGTCGTCGGGTGCGCGGTCGGAGGCCGAGCGCATCACCGTCCGCCTCCTCCGTTCGTCGAGGCTCGGCGGGTGGAAGACCAACGTGCCCGTTTGTGGGTACGTGCTCGACATCGCTTTCGAGGCCGAACGCGTCGACGTCGAGATCGACGGGATGGCCTTCCACAGCGATGCGAAGGCGTTCCAGCATGACCGCACCCGTCAGAACGTGCTCGTCGCGAACGGCTGGACCGTGCTCCGGTTCACGTCACGTGATGTCACCACTCGGCCGAACTGGGTGCTCGCGCAGATCCGCGCCGCCCTCCGCCCGCGATCGGTAGAGAACAAAGACGCATAG
- a CDS encoding aldehyde dehydrogenase family protein — protein MTKPAEHTSTGAPIAKRGVSSEEHTLTELVEIQRAAFLRDGIPDADTRIDRITRLAALLLDHSDEIAAALTEDYGSRPRELSLAADVAGCMIDLTHQRRGVKEWMGETKYAKVQGLLGYKQSVRHDPLGVVGIMGPWNFPLQLTIVPAGSAFAAGNRVILRPSSITARTTDVIAKYAPDYFSIEELAVATSKHGSGSDFAKLKVDHMFFTGSPEVGASVAQEAAKNLIPVTLELGGKNPAVVDLDADIDKAAKMLADARLVNGGQVCLCPDYVFVPEAKLGEFTDKVVARWTEHFPTIYDNDQYTATINQKNFDRIVGLIDDAVELGAEKRQVIPGGEPLPNAERRKIPPTLLTGVKAGMKIEEDEVFGPVLTVYPYRELSEVISHIASHPHPLTMYWCGDRNDRFEKLADNTRSGSINGNDFAIHLFSGDLPFGGVGRSGMGGYHGKTGFETFSHARAVAFSTLPLTVAEMMSPPFLAKDSKMTDQQLKLFKFFNSRAIKKVRKRLGA, from the coding sequence ATGACAAAGCCTGCTGAGCACACCAGCACCGGGGCGCCGATCGCAAAGCGCGGCGTCTCGTCCGAAGAGCACACACTGACCGAGCTCGTCGAGATCCAGCGGGCCGCGTTCCTCCGTGACGGCATTCCGGACGCCGACACCCGCATCGACCGCATCACCCGTCTGGCTGCACTGCTGCTCGACCACTCGGACGAGATCGCCGCGGCGCTCACCGAGGACTACGGTTCGCGTCCGCGCGAGCTGTCGCTGGCCGCCGACGTCGCCGGCTGCATGATCGACCTCACGCACCAGCGTCGTGGCGTCAAAGAGTGGATGGGCGAGACCAAGTACGCCAAGGTCCAGGGCCTGCTGGGGTACAAGCAGAGCGTCCGCCACGACCCGCTCGGCGTCGTCGGCATCATGGGTCCCTGGAACTTCCCGCTGCAGCTGACGATCGTCCCCGCCGGATCGGCTTTCGCCGCGGGTAACCGCGTGATCCTGCGCCCGTCGTCGATCACCGCGAGGACCACCGACGTCATCGCCAAGTACGCGCCGGACTACTTCTCCATCGAGGAACTGGCTGTCGCCACCTCGAAGCACGGTTCGGGCTCGGACTTCGCGAAGCTGAAGGTCGACCACATGTTCTTCACCGGTTCGCCCGAGGTCGGCGCCTCGGTGGCCCAGGAGGCCGCCAAGAACCTGATCCCGGTCACCCTGGAACTCGGTGGCAAGAACCCGGCCGTGGTCGACCTCGACGCCGACATCGACAAGGCCGCGAAGATGCTCGCCGACGCCCGCCTGGTCAACGGCGGCCAGGTGTGCCTGTGCCCCGATTACGTCTTCGTCCCGGAGGCCAAGCTCGGCGAGTTCACCGACAAGGTCGTCGCCCGCTGGACCGAGCACTTCCCGACGATCTACGACAACGACCAGTACACGGCGACGATCAACCAGAAGAACTTCGATCGCATCGTCGGCCTGATCGACGACGCCGTCGAGTTGGGCGCCGAGAAGCGCCAGGTCATCCCCGGCGGCGAGCCGCTGCCGAACGCCGAGCGTCGCAAGATCCCGCCGACGCTGCTCACCGGCGTCAAGGCCGGCATGAAGATCGAGGAGGACGAGGTCTTCGGTCCAGTGCTGACCGTGTACCCGTACCGCGAGCTGTCCGAGGTCATCAGCCACATCGCGTCGCACCCGCATCCGCTGACCATGTACTGGTGCGGCGATCGCAACGACCGCTTCGAGAAGCTGGCCGACAACACCCGCAGCGGTTCGATCAACGGCAACGACTTCGCCATCCACCTGTTCAGCGGTGACCTGCCGTTCGGTGGCGTCGGACGTTCCGGCATGGGCGGCTACCACGGCAAGACCGGCTTCGAGACCTTCAGCCATGCCCGCGCGGTGGCGTTCTCGACGCTGCCGCTCACCGTCGCCGAGATGATGTCCCCGCCGTTCCTGGCCAAGGACTCGAAGATGACCGATCAGCAGCTCAAGCTGTTCAAGTTCTTCAACTCTCGCGCGATCAAGAAGGTGCGCAAGCGCCTGGGCGCGTGA
- a CDS encoding acetyl-CoA C-acetyltransferase — MSTPQAYIVDAIRTPVGKRNGSLAKAHPADLGAHIISALVERTGIDPAAVDDVVFGCLDTIGGQAGNVARTAWLAAGLPLEVPGTTVDRQCGSSQQAIHFAAQGVMSGTQDIVVAGGLQNMSAIPISQAMISGKEFGFTTPTAESKGWQERFGDAQVSQFTGADMMAEKWDISREDMERWALQSHERARAAIAAGKFDKENVAFGDCVVDECPRETSLEKMAGLQVLAEGSRLTAAVASQIADGSSATLVVSERALKEHNLTPRARIHHMSVRGDDPVMMLSAPIPATKYAFEKTGLTIDDIDVVEINEAFAPVVLAWLKETGADPAKVNPNGGAIALGHPLGATGAKLFATLLNELERTGGRYGLQTMCEGGGTANVTIIERLG; from the coding sequence ATGTCCACACCGCAGGCCTACATCGTCGACGCGATCCGCACCCCGGTCGGCAAGCGCAACGGCTCGCTCGCCAAGGCCCACCCCGCCGACCTCGGCGCCCACATCATCTCCGCGCTCGTCGAGCGCACCGGCATCGACCCGGCCGCCGTCGACGACGTCGTCTTCGGCTGCCTGGACACCATCGGCGGTCAGGCCGGAAACGTCGCCCGCACCGCATGGCTCGCCGCCGGTCTGCCGCTCGAGGTGCCCGGGACCACCGTCGACCGTCAGTGCGGATCGAGCCAGCAGGCCATCCACTTCGCCGCGCAGGGCGTCATGAGCGGGACGCAGGACATCGTCGTCGCCGGCGGTCTGCAGAACATGAGCGCGATCCCGATCTCGCAGGCGATGATCTCCGGCAAGGAATTCGGGTTCACCACCCCCACCGCCGAATCCAAGGGCTGGCAGGAGCGCTTCGGCGACGCGCAGGTCTCCCAGTTCACCGGCGCCGACATGATGGCCGAGAAGTGGGACATCAGCCGCGAGGACATGGAGCGCTGGGCGCTGCAGTCGCATGAGCGCGCTCGTGCCGCGATCGCCGCCGGCAAGTTCGACAAGGAGAACGTCGCATTCGGCGACTGCGTCGTCGACGAATGCCCGCGCGAGACGTCGCTGGAGAAGATGGCCGGCCTGCAGGTCCTGGCCGAGGGTTCGCGCCTCACCGCCGCCGTCGCCTCGCAGATCGCCGACGGCTCGTCGGCCACGCTCGTCGTCTCCGAGCGCGCTCTCAAGGAACACAACCTCACCCCGCGCGCCCGCATCCACCACATGTCCGTCCGCGGCGACGACCCGGTGATGATGCTGTCCGCGCCGATCCCCGCCACCAAGTACGCATTCGAGAAGACCGGCCTGACCATCGACGACATCGACGTCGTCGAGATCAACGAGGCCTTCGCGCCAGTCGTGCTCGCCTGGCTCAAGGAGACCGGCGCCGACCCGGCCAAGGTCAACCCCAACGGCGGCGCCATCGCCCTCGGCCACCCGCTCGGTGCCACCGGCGCCAAGCTGTTCGCCACCCTGCTCAACGAACTCGAGCGCACCGGCGGCCGCTACGGCCTCCAGACGATGTGTGAGGGCGGCGGGACCGCCAACGTCACGATCATCGAACGGCTCGGCTGA
- a CDS encoding TetR/AcrR family transcriptional regulator, giving the protein MSPRGQTKTNDKAGADTAVRSSRRDELLATAGRMFAENGLRSTTVRDIADAAGILSGSLYHHFDSKESMVDEILRRFLDDLFARYREIAGAGLPASETLRGLVVASFESIDAERNAVAIYQDEAKRLSGQERFGYIGELNVEFRQLWHAVLQRGVDDGEFRPDLDVELVYRFMRDTVWVAVRWYRPGGPMSVESIADQYLSIVLDGILPR; this is encoded by the coding sequence GTGTCCCCACGTGGCCAGACGAAGACCAATGACAAAGCCGGCGCCGACACCGCCGTCCGTTCGTCGCGCCGCGACGAGTTGCTCGCCACCGCCGGGCGGATGTTCGCCGAGAACGGCCTGCGTTCGACGACGGTTCGCGACATCGCCGACGCCGCGGGAATCCTGTCGGGAAGCCTCTATCACCACTTCGACTCGAAGGAGTCGATGGTCGACGAGATCCTGCGCCGATTCCTCGACGACCTGTTCGCCCGCTACCGCGAGATCGCCGGAGCGGGACTCCCGGCAAGCGAGACGCTCCGTGGGCTCGTCGTGGCGTCGTTCGAGTCGATCGACGCGGAACGCAACGCGGTCGCGATCTATCAGGACGAGGCCAAGCGGCTGTCGGGGCAGGAGCGCTTCGGCTACATCGGCGAGCTGAACGTCGAGTTCCGCCAGCTGTGGCACGCGGTCCTGCAGCGTGGTGTCGACGACGGTGAGTTCCGTCCGGATCTCGATGTCGAACTGGTCTACCGCTTCATGCGCGACACCGTGTGGGTGGCCGTGCGCTGGTACCGCCCGGGAGGTCCGATGTCCGTCGAGTCGATCGCCGATCAATACCTGTCGATCGTCCTGGACGGCATCCTGCCCCGCTGA